The nucleotide window GGACCGGGAGTAGCGTCCTCCGTAAGCGGTCCATGCTCTCCACTGAAGATGAAATCAGTACTGACGTGGGTCAGGTGAATAGAAAGCTGCTCACAGGCTTCTACCAGGTATTCTACGGCCGTCACATTTTGCAGCCAGCACGACTCCTGATTCAGCTCACACTCGTCCACGTTGGTCATGGCGGCAGTATGAATCAGGTGAGTAGGCTGCTCGGCCCGCAACACCTGCTGCACCTGGCGGCGGTCCGTCACATCGAGTGGGACGAAGTGCAGATTTGGATAGAGCCCGGCCAGCTTGTTGGTGCCGCGCGAGGAGGCAATCAGCTCCACATCGGGCTGCTGGCGCAGGAGCTCTACCAGTTTTTGCCCAGCAGGCCATTAGAACCGGTTACCAGAATTCGCTTGGTCATGGTAAGGCGGTGCTATTCGTATTTGTAGCCGTAGAGCTCGGTGATTTTCTTCTTCTTCAGCTTCTCCACTTTCACCATCATTTTGATATCGGTAGTGGGCCGGTCGCGCATATCCTTGGGCTGGGCCGCAATTTTATCGACCACGTCGAGGCCGCTAATAACCTGCCCGAAGACGGTGTAGCCGCCGTTCAGGTGCGGAGTGCCGTTGTGGTTCTGCACGATATAAAACTGAGAGCTGCTGCTGGCTTTGGTGGGGTTCACTATGTCGCCTTGCCGGGCGGCGGCCACGGCCCCAAACTTGTGGGAGAACTCGGGGCGAATTTCGGCCGGAATGGTTACGTCATTCTGCGGGCCCATACCGTCGTTGTTGGGGTCGGCATCTTTGGAGTTACCGTCGCCGCCCTGCACCATGAAGTTCTGGATGATGCGGTGAAACGTGGTGCCGTTATAAAAGCCGCTCTGGGCCAGCTTCAGGAAGTTTGCCTTGTGCAGGGGCGTCTCGTCAAACAGAATCAGCCTGATGTCGCCCTGGGAAGTGCTGATGGTGACCACCTGATCCTTCTTGCTTTTTTTGGGGGCTTTGGCGGCGTGCAAAGCAGGAGCCAGCAAGCAAATCAGCAGCCAGCAGAGCGCCGTAGCGCGGGAAAAGGACTTCATAGCGAGGAGTAAGTGAAAGGATAGAAGGCAAAACTACGTGGTTTCGGGTGGCGGCGCCACAAAATCGGCGGGCAGCAGCCCCAGCTAAAGCCCGCCGGCCAGATGCTGACGGCCCCGAAAGTGCTGATACGAGGTTTCTTCCCTGAAAGGCTGAAGGCTCGGGCAGCGGGCCGTATCAGGCAGTCTTTTTAAGCCTTCGGCGGCGAAACTGCAAAATATCCGTATTCTGCGCCAAGCTCGTCTTTCATTCTCTTCCCATATGTCTGCTTCTCCTTCGGCCACGCCGCCCCGCACTGGTTTCCCAAGCTGCTTTTGCTGGCTTATATCATTCTGTTTGCCGTGCTGGCCATCAACCCGGCCGAGCGGGGCACCTGGGTGGCCGAAAATCTGCCGATTGTCGCCATTGCGGCAGCTTTGGTAGTGCTGTACATGCGCGGCATCCGGTTCTCCAACCTGGCGTATCTGCTGATGAGCGTGCTGCTGTTTATGCACACCATTGGCGGGCACTACACCTTCGAGAAAGTGCCGTTCGATTGGTTTAACAACCTTTTTGGTTTCAAGCGCAATATGTACGACCGGGTGGCCCACGTTAGCGTCGGGTTTTACGCGTTTGCCATTTTGGAGCTGCTCGACCGGTACCAAGTTATCCGCAACCGCGCTGTGGCTTACCTGTTTCCGCTTTGCGTTATCGGGACGGTGGCCATGGCCTACGAGCTTATCGAGTGGGTGTATGCCGAAACGGCCGGTGGCGACGCGGGAGCGGCGTTTCTGGGTAGCCAGGGCGACATCTGGGACGCGCAAAAGGACATGCTGGCCGATACCAGCGGGGCTATTTTCGCCCTGCTGCTGTATTGGCTGCGCAACAAACTCGCCGCCCCTTCCAGACAGGAGCAACCCGCATTAGCATAAAAAAAGGCCGGAAGTCAGTTCCGGCCTTTTTTGTTGGGTATTGCAGCAGCTAGCTCACGGCCCGCTGGCTCCGGATTTCGTCCAGAATCTGGCGGCCGCCGCGGCTAAGAATCCGTTCGGCTAGCTCCGTGCCCATGGCTTCGGCCTGGGCTAGGTCGGCCGTCGTCATAATTTCTTCCAGGTACTGCGCTCCGTCGAGGCTGACGAGGCCGCCGTGCAGCTGCAGGGCGCCGCTGTCGGTGAACGTAGCCAGGGCAAACGAGGGAATGCTGCAGCCGCCCTCCATGGTGCGCAGGAAAGCCCGCTCGGCCAGCAGACAAGTATGAGTCGGCTCGTGGTCGAGGATGCGCTGCAGTTCGGCTTTCAACTCGGGCTCCAGACTACGGGCACACTCCACGGCCACGCTGCCCTGCCCGGTGGCGGGCACAAACTGCGTTTCGGGCAGCACGTGGCGAATCAGCGTGTCGTACTCCATGCGGTGCACGCCGGCGTAAGCCAGCACCAGGGCGTGATATTGGCCTTCTTCCAGCTTGCGCAGGCGGGTTTGCAGGTTGCCCCGGGCCTCGGCCGTGGTAGCGTGCGGATAGTGGCGGCGCAGCACAGCCTTACGGCGCGTGCTACTCGTGCCCAGAATCAGGTCGGGCCGGCTCAAATCCAGGTCGGGGTCGTAGCTGACGATGACGTCGTTGACTTTCTCCCGCTCCATAAAAGCCAGTAGCTCCAGGTCGGCCGGAATCGTGCTTTGCACGTCCTTGGCGCTGTGCACGGCAATATCAATTGCGCCCGAGCGCAGGCTTTCCTCCAGCTCCTCCGTGAACACGCCCTTGGCGCCAATTTTATCGAGGGAGCGGTCCAGCACTACGTCGCCTTTGGTGGTGATGATGACAATTTCAGTAGTCAGCTGGGCCAGCTCCAGGCAGGCAGCCACGTGGTGCGCCTGCCACAAAGCCAGCCGGCTGCCGCGGGTACCAATACGAATGGGACGATTCAAAACCATGGGAAGAAAGGTGGTAATTTGAGGCGACACCCAAACGGGACAAAAAGTTTTCTTTTGGTTTCCGAAAGCGGGGCGCTTACTTGGATTTGCAAAGGTAGCCGCGGGGCCGCGAGGAATTGCCTATAGGGCTTTTAGCGCCCACTATATCAAATTAGCAAACTGTATTTTCTGCGTTTACAGCCTCTAAACGGGCATTTTCAGCAATTCAGCAATCCGTAGCGACATATCCACGAAGACCATGCGCGGGTTAGCATTGCGCTCAATATGGTAGTGCGCATCGTTGAGCTCCTGAGTTAGGGCGTCGGCATTGGCACGATGCACGAAGCGGCTGAAGCCTGCCACAAACTGCTGCTCGGCAGCGGGCAGGTGAGGGACAAACTGCGCGTCGATGCTGTAGAGCAGCACCTTGCGCAGAATGCCCAGACCGAACTGCAGGAACTCCTTCTGATTTTCGCGGCCCATCTTCTGGAACTCGTCGGTTTTGGCCAGAATCAAATCGACTTTGTAGCCGTAGCACTGCCGCATCCACTCCACAAAGAAGGTGAAGTAGTCGTTGTCGGTGGCGGCTTCGCGGGCAGCTAGGGCCGCGCCCAGGTTGCCTTCCACCAGCTGGGCAATTTGCCGGGCCTTCACCTCGGGCACCTGGTGCTCATCGCGCAAAAAGGCGGAAATGTCGGCCTCGGAATACGGACGAACCACTACTGGCTGCACCCGGCTGATGATGGTGGGCAGCAGCTGTTCGGGCGAGAAGCTTACGAGCAGAAAAATAGTGGCCGGTGGCGGTTCTTCCAGCAATTTAAGCACGGCGTTGGCCGCGGCCGGATGCATTAGCTCCGGCAGCCAGATAATGACAATTTTGAACTGGGCTTCAAAAGCCTTGAGCGAAACCAGCTTCAGCAGCTGCAGACTCTCTTCCTTGGAAATGCTGCCCTGCTTGTTATCGGCCCCGATGTGCTGCATCCAGTCGTTAAGGCCCTGATAAGGGTTTTCGAGCACGAATGAGCGCCAATCCGCCGCGAATTTGCTGCTCACCGCATCCTTCGACACCGCCTTGGTGGTCGTGACGGGCAGGATGAAGTTCAGGTCGGGGTGAATGAGCTTGTCATTTTTCTGACACGCCGCACACTGCCCGCAGGAATCCTGGGACCCGGGGCCGCGCTGCTCACAGTTCAGAAACGTGGCATAAGCCAAGGCCAGGGCCAGGGCCGCCGAGCCTTCGGCTCCCCGAAACAGCTGGGCGTGGGCCACGTGCTGCCGGTGCACCGTTTGCACCAGCACGCGCTTAATCTCTGCTTGACCGGGTATTTCAGAAAAACGCATTTGCTTGGTTGGTTACTCGGGCAAAGGGTTAGTAGTGACCAGTGGCCGGCTCCTTTCTACTAGGCAACTCGGCGCAGGCGTGGAAGAACGGCTTGTGCCGGCGCAGCATCAGTTTGACTGACTACGCTGGTCAATTTTCCATTTGCGGCGGGCCTTGTGGTGCCACAGCAGCTGCAGCGAATCTAGGTAGTCATTCCCGAATTCGATAGTAACCAGCTCATCGAATGGAAACCGCAGGTCGTAATTTAGGTCCAGCTCGGCGCGTGGGGAGAGGCTGTTGATCCGGAAACTGGTTTCGTCAGCGTCGCGCAGCTGCCCACAAAAGCAGGTTTCCTCTTCATCCTGAATTTGAAACAGCTTAAAGTGGCGCTCGGCGTACCTCAGCAATTCGACGACGCTGCCGAAAGCAAAGCTCTCCGGCAAGTCCGTACCAATGCCTTTAAGCTTCAATACCTGTTCGGTTTGCTTACGGCCGGCCGGAGCCTTACGCCCTACAATGTGCGACTTAGCAACCAGTACATAGCCATCCACTACATAATCACCCGGGATGTTGCGCAGCAACAGCCACTGCTCATTCTCGGCCAGCCACAAACCAACTAGTTCTGCTTCCCAGCTGTCCAGCTGCACATATTCTACCCGGTATGGTCGCATGGCATGCACTGTTTTACTCGGTGGTCGGAGCTGAAACGTCTTTGCCGACGGCCTTTTCCCAGATCCGGTCCTTGGCGGTAGTGTCGAAGACGTGCTGCATGATGGCCTGCTCGGTAGCATCGTAAGGCAGATTACGGCGGGCCATAACCCGCTCGGCTACTTCGGCCACTTTGGGCATCTTGAACGTTTCGAAGCCCGCAGACCCGCCCCAGCTGAAGGAAGGAATAAAGGTGCGTGGGAAGCCGGCTCCGAAAATGTTGGCCCCTACTCCGACCACTGTACCGGTGTTAAACATCGTGTTGATGCCGCACTTGCTATGGTCGCCCATCATCAGGCCACAGAACTGCTGGCCGGTATTGACGAAGCGGCCCGCGCTGTGGCTCCAGATTTTAACCGGAGCGTAGTTGTTCTTCAGGTTCGATGTATTGGTATCGGCGCCCAGGTTGCACCACTCCCCAATGACGGAGTTGCCCAGGTAGCCGTCGTGGCCTTTGTTGGAATACCCAAGCAAAATGGAGTTGCCGACTTCCCCACCTACCTTACTGTAGGGCCCTACGGTGTTGTCGCCACGCATTTTGGCCCCGACATTAATGTGCGAACCTTCACACAAGGCCAAAGGGCCCTTGATAATGGCACCCTCATGAACCTGGGAGTTTTTGCCCAGGTAAATCGGCCCGTCCTCGGCATTCAGAATAGCCGCCCGAATCTTGACACCCTCTTCAATAAAGATGTTCTCGGGGCGTACACGATGGTATGCGCGTCGCCCACGGGCTGCGACTGCCGGCCATGGGTGAGCAAGGCAAAGTCCCGGCGGATTTCGGCGCCGTTGTGTAAAAACAAGTGCCACACTTCCCGCAGGGCCAGCACCGGCTCGGCTACTTCCCTGGTGTTGGAAAAGCCGTCCTGAATAAGCTCGGCCACATTACGGGCTTCAGCAAGATGAGCCGCTACCAGCAAGTTGCCGTCCATCAAGGCCTCACCCGGCTGCAGCGCCTGCACCTGCTTGGCCAGCAGCTCGTCGGGACATACGGCCCGTTGATAACTAGGGCTGGCCCCCAATGGGTCCGGCGGGATACTTGGCCTGCAGATATTGCTCGGTAAGGTAGTGCGCGGGCTGCCCGAGGCGGCGCTCCCACTTTTCGGCCACCGTCAGGATGCCGCAGCGCAGGGCCGCTACCGGGCGGGTAAAAGTAAAGGGCAACAGGCGGGGCCGGATGGCGGGGTCGTCGAAGAGCAGAACAGTCATGCAGGGCAAGAAAAGATAAGCGAAAAACAAAGCCGCAAGTTAGCGCCTCAGGCCTACAACCGCTTGCCTGGGCGTCAACTTTGCAGGTAAGCCAGGCCGAAAACTCAGGCGTTGAGGCAACAAAAAACTCCTTCTGGCCGGGCCAAAAGGAGTTTTGTATAATCTAGTAAGCTGCAGGCATCCGCTTGCGGCCACTGGCCAGAACTACTTCTTCTGGTAGCGGTTGCGGAATTTCTCAACGCGGCCAGCGGTGTCGATAAACACGTTTTTGCCGGTGTAGAAAGGGTGCGAGGCGCTGCTAACTTCCACCTTGATGACGGGGTACGTCTTGCCGTCCTCCATCGTGATGGTCTCGTTGGAGTTCATCGTCGAGCGGGTGATGAATTTAAAGTCGCTGGACGTGTCCTGGAACACAACTTGGCGATACTCGGGGTGGATGTCTTTTTTCATGGTCGTGATGCCGTTTAAACCTTCTGGCCCTGCCGATTTTGCGGAAGGGACTGCAAAAGTACACGTTAGCTCCGGATTTTAAAAACGTCGGCCGTCTTTTCTACTTTTAACAGGATTGTTGGCCGAAAGAACTGGAAAATGCATATTTTTGGTTTCGCCCTGACTATATTCTACTCTCCCTATTGTCCCTTTATGCTTCGTACCGCTACTTTATTCACCGTAATCGGCCTACTAATAGGCACGCTGGCTTATGGGGCCACGATTACGCTGTTTCAGGCCAACTTTGACGGCACCAACGTGCGCGTGGAGTGGGAAATAACGAACGAAGCCGGCGTGCAGGGCTACGACCTCTGGCGCAAGGCCAACAACGAGCCGGCTTTTGCCCACCTGGCCACCCAGGCGCCCGGCAGCCAGCGGCGTTACCAGTTTCTGGACACCAACATGTACCGCGGCACGGCCGGCACCACCGGTGGGGGCCCCTTCACGTACCGCCTGACGGTGCACACCACCACCGGTGACCAGAACTATACTACCGTGCTCAGCACCACGCCCAGCGCCGTGCAGCGCTCCTGGGGCAGCATCAAGTCCATGTTTCGCTAGGAGTGAAATAGAGAGTTATCAAATACTCAAGCCGGCTCTGAGCCGGTTTTTTTGTGCGTGTATCTTTGCTCGGCAGCTTACTGGCGCGGCCAAAGCGAGGCACTGAGCTTGCCTTAGGTGCCTCGTTTCTACTCACAATTTCACCACCTCACCTCTTCCTTCCGATGCGGATCTGTTTTGCTACGAATAACGAGCATAAGCTCACCGAAGTCCGGGCCCTGCTGCCGGCCAGCATTGAGCTCGTAAGTCTGCGCGACATTGGCTGCCACGAGGAATTGCCCGAAACCCAGGACACGCTGGAAGGCAACGCCCGCCAGAAAGCCGAATACGTGTGGAATAACTACCAGACTTCGTGCTTTGCCGATGACACCGGCCTGGAAGTAGCCGCCCTGAACGGAGAGCCGGGCGTGTACTCGGCGCGCTACGCCGGTCCCCAGCGCTCCGCCGCCGACAACGTGGCCAAGCTGCTGCAGGAACTCCAAGGCCAGCCTAACCGCGCGGCCCAGTTCCGGACCGTGGTGGCGCTGGTACTGCCCAGCGGCGCGGTCCACGAGTTTGCCGGGGCCGTAGACGGCACCATTACCGAACAGGTGCGGGGCGCGGACGGCTTTGGCTACGACCCTATTTTCCAGCCCGCCGACCACAGTCTGACTTTCGCCGAAATGAGTCTGGCCGAGAAAAACACCCTGAGTCACCGGGCACGGGCGGTGGAGCAGTTGATACGCTTTTTAGAAGCTCAGGCGGGAAAACGGTAGCCAAACCGGAAATATTCGCGGCTATAAGGGCCCAAAAACACCGCGGCACAAGTCATTTTGTTACTTTTGCAGGGTTGGCCCTGTCGGTACGGGCCACTTCCCACCCCCATGCAACATCCTTTCATCGTCGGTATTACGGGCGGCAGCGCCTCGGGCAAGACCACCTTTCTGCGCCGCCTGCTGGCCTCGTTTCCTGAAGAAGACATCTGCCTGATTTCGCAGGACAACTACTACCACCCGCGCGAAAGCCAGTCGATTGATGTCAATGGCGTCACCAACTTCGACCTGCCCTCTTCCATCGACTCGGCTGCCTATGCCGCCGATGTGCTGCAAATCAGCCAGGGTCGGGAGGTGCGCCGTCAGGAATACACGTTCAACAACCCGAACGTGAAGCCGGCCGAGCTGGTCTTCCGGCCCGCCCCTATCGTGGTCGTGGAAGGCATCTTCGTATTTTACTTCGAGGAAGTAGCCAAACTGCTCGACTTGAAAGTATACATCGATGCCCGGGAGCACGTGAAGCTGCAGCGCCGCATCGTGCGCGACCGGGACGAGCGGGGCTATGATTTGGAAGACGTGCTTTACCGCTACACCAACCACGTAGCGCCGACCTACGAGAAGTACATCAAGCCCTTCAAGCAGGATGCCGACATCGTAATTCCCAACAACCGCCACTTCGACCGGGGCTTGGAGGTGCTGGTTTCCTTCCTGCGAAACAAAGTAGTAGAAGCCAAACAATAGCCTGTTTCGGACAAGACAAAAAGCCTCGGGCCGCTTCTGAAAAGGAGTTGCCCGAGGCTTTTTGCTGGCTCAGGCCTAGCCCAATTTCAGCGGGCTGACTTGCTCACAGGGCTAATTGCGCGGTGGCTGGCTACGGATTTTAATAACGTTTGTTAGTCTTTTTGGGCTTAATCTGCCGGATTTCCCTTGCCCGCGCTACCGGGTTTGGCTATATTTGTAGCCATTGCCTTGAGAATGTCCGTCTTTATCTCCCACTTTTTGCCTCGCCTGCGCTTCACGCTGCTCACAGCTACCCTGCTGTTTGTGCTGTCGTTGAACCATCAGGCCGTTGCTACCTACCGGGTTCCGGTGGGCAAGGAAACGCGCGTGGGTGCTGGGCCTAAAGCGGCTCTGGTAAAGCAAAAAGTTCTTTTAGAAGCCACGGCCCCCCTGGGCTTATGGCTGGCTCCGGCCGCCGATGCCTGGCAGCCCGACTTCGAACCGTTGGTATGGCCCCGTCTGCAACAGCAAGCGGCCAT belongs to Hymenobacter cellulosilyticus and includes:
- a CDS encoding peptidylprolyl isomerase gives rise to the protein MKSFSRATALCWLLICLLAPALHAAKAPKKSKKDQVVTISTSQGDIRLILFDETPLHKANFLKLAQSGFYNGTTFHRIIQNFMVQGGDGNSKDADPNNDGMGPQNDVTIPAEIRPEFSHKFGAVAAARQGDIVNPTKASSSSQFYIVQNHNGTPHLNGGYTVFGQVISGLDVVDKIAAQPKDMRDRPTTDIKMMVKVEKLKKKKITELYGYKYE
- a CDS encoding DUF2238 domain-containing protein, which codes for MLAYIILFAVLAINPAERGTWVAENLPIVAIAAALVVLYMRGIRFSNLAYLLMSVLLFMHTIGGHYTFEKVPFDWFNNLFGFKRNMYDRVAHVSVGFYAFAILELLDRYQVIRNRAVAYLFPLCVIGTVAMAYELIEWVYAETAGGDAGAAFLGSQGDIWDAQKDMLADTSGAIFALLLYWLRNKLAAPSRQEQPALA
- the hemC gene encoding hydroxymethylbilane synthase, giving the protein MNRPIRIGTRGSRLALWQAHHVAACLELAQLTTEIVIITTKGDVVLDRSLDKIGAKGVFTEELEESLRSGAIDIAVHSAKDVQSTIPADLELLAFMEREKVNDVIVSYDPDLDLSRPDLILGTSSTRRKAVLRRHYPHATTAEARGNLQTRLRKLEEGQYHALVLAYAGVHRMEYDTLIRHVLPETQFVPATGQGSVAVECARSLEPELKAELQRILDHEPTHTCLLAERAFLRTMEGGCSIPSFALATFTDSGALQLHGGLVSLDGAQYLEEIMTTADLAQAEAMGTELAERILSRGGRQILDEIRSQRAVS
- a CDS encoding DNA polymerase III subunit, encoding MRFSEIPGQAEIKRVLVQTVHRQHVAHAQLFRGAEGSAALALALAYATFLNCEQRGPGSQDSCGQCAACQKNDKLIHPDLNFILPVTTTKAVSKDAVSSKFAADWRSFVLENPYQGLNDWMQHIGADNKQGSISKEESLQLLKLVSLKAFEAQFKIVIIWLPELMHPAAANAVLKLLEEPPPATIFLLVSFSPEQLLPTIISRVQPVVVRPYSEADISAFLRDEHQVPEVKARQIAQLVEGNLGAALAAREAATDNDYFTFFVEWMRQCYGYKVDLILAKTDEFQKMGRENQKEFLQFGLGILRKVLLYSIDAQFVPHLPAAEQQFVAGFSRFVHRANADALTQELNDAHYHIERNANPRMVFVDMSLRIAELLKMPV
- a CDS encoding putative sugar nucleotidyl transferase codes for the protein MGASPSYQRAVCPDELLAKQVQALQPGEALMDGNLLVAAHLAEARNVAELIQDGFSNTREVAEPVLALREVWHLFLHNGAEIRRDFALLTHGRQSQPVGDAHTIVYAPRTSLLKRVSRFGRLF
- a CDS encoding putative sugar nucleotidyl transferase; this translates as MTVLLFDDPAIRPRLLPFTFTRPVAALRCGILTVAEKWERRLGQPAHYLTEQYLQAKYPAGPIGGQP
- a CDS encoding type B 50S ribosomal protein L31, with protein sequence MKKDIHPEYRQVVFQDTSSDFKFITRSTMNSNETITMEDGKTYPVIKVEVSSASHPFYTGKNVFIDTAGRVEKFRNRYQKK
- a CDS encoding non-canonical purine NTP diphosphatase; the encoded protein is MRICFATNNEHKLTEVRALLPASIELVSLRDIGCHEELPETQDTLEGNARQKAEYVWNNYQTSCFADDTGLEVAALNGEPGVYSARYAGPQRSAADNVAKLLQELQGQPNRAAQFRTVVALVLPSGAVHEFAGAVDGTITEQVRGADGFGYDPIFQPADHSLTFAEMSLAEKNTLSHRARAVEQLIRFLEAQAGKR
- a CDS encoding uridine kinase family protein — encoded protein: MQHPFIVGITGGSASGKTTFLRRLLASFPEEDICLISQDNYYHPRESQSIDVNGVTNFDLPSSIDSAAYAADVLQISQGREVRRQEYTFNNPNVKPAELVFRPAPIVVVEGIFVFYFEEVAKLLDLKVYIDAREHVKLQRRIVRDRDERGYDLEDVLYRYTNHVAPTYEKYIKPFKQDADIVIPNNRHFDRGLEVLVSFLRNKVVEAKQ